A window of Macrotis lagotis isolate mMagLag1 chromosome 1, bilby.v1.9.chrom.fasta, whole genome shotgun sequence genomic DNA:
GCAGCCGTCGGTGTGGCCTGGGCTGGCCCGGGTCTCCAGGGTCTGATGAGGGGAACAGAGATGAGAGCAGGCCTCTCTTGCTTAGGCTCATGGGACTCAGTGGGAGACAAGGAATTACAGTTATGGAAAGCTACttttcaaacccagcctcagtttccccatctgtaaaaacgAGTAGATCACTCTGTGACGGCTAAGGTCCCTGCCACGGCTAAGTCTGACACCCAAAGCTCTCGGGTCGCGTGATCTCGGATGGCCGCCCCCCTCGGAAAAAATGGAAACTTCCTTcctaaaaatttcaaaacaaacaCTTCCTGAGTGTGGCTGGTTTTGTGTTTTCTCTTAGCGGACCTGGGGGTGCTGAGACCTAAGAGCTCGGGGAAGGGAGCAGGCCCCTCCGGTGGGCCAGACTCAGCTGCCTGGGCCCTAAGAGCCCGGAGGGGCCAGAGGCACTCGTCAGCACCCAGGAGCCTCTGGCAGACTGGTTACTGGTGGGAAAAGAGAGGCTTTTATacagaaatgtgtgtgtgtgtgtgtgtgtgtggagtgtgtagtatgtgtatctgtgtctgtagTGTGTATATGTGTAGTATTGTGCAGTATGCGTCTGTGTGtagtatatgtgtctgtgtgtgtatctgtgtgtgagCATCTTTGTCATCCACGTGCCTGCCTGCAGGCATGCGTGTGCTTGTGTGTGTCTGCACTTGTGTGTCCAGAGGAGATAACAGACATCATTCCTCCGGGAGGATAACGAGTCTAGGCCATGGAGTGAGCCTGGGTCCCTGGACACAGGCGGCCTCTCCCTGCCGCCCTCCCCCGCCCCAGAGCTGGGCGAATTCCAGGAAATGTTTGATTTTCATGATTCACAAGCCCATACCCCTGGTCACGCCTGCCCTTCTCACCCAGCGCCAGGGTGTGTTTATGGGCCCTTCCTGCCTCGCCCGCGGGGACCCTAAACAGCTGCCCCCCACCCCTCCCACTCACAAATCGGCCAAAGGTGAGGACGTCGCCCTCCTCCAGGAGCAGGTCGGCTTTGGCCCCACTGAGGCGGGAGATGACCGATCTGCAGCTGGGGAACATGTTCCGGAGCAGGCCGGAGCCTGTGATGTGATCTGCGTGGCAGTGCGTGTTGACTGTcggggaagggaggggggtgtCAGGGTGGCCACCCAGGAGTGGCCGCCTCCTGGCCAAGGTCACCACTCCCTCTGACCTCCCTGCCCCCAGCCTcgccctcctcctccccctcccaggGCCAGTGGACCTCGAGAGGGGATGGGTGTGAGGCTTAGGGCTCATTCCAAAGAACAAGTCATGCCCAGGCCCTGCTGGAGGAAAGGGGAGCTGAGGGCTGGTATCTGGGGGGGCAGGTCATGCCCACTGGGTCCCTGCTCTGGGTTCTGGAAGCCCTGACAGGTGGGGGGGCTGGTATCTGGGGGGCAGGCTGTGCCCACTGGGTCACCTGACTCTGGGTTCTGGAAGCCCTGACAGATGGGGGGGCTGGTATCTGGGGAGCAGGCTGTGCCCACTGGGCACCTGACCTAGGGTTCTGGAAGCCCTGACAGGTGGGGGGCTGGTATCTGGGGAGCAGGCTGTGCCCACTGGGCACCTGACCTAGGGTTCTGGAAGCCCTGAGGGGTGGGGGGCTGGTATCTGGGGAGCAGGCTGTGCCCACTGGGCACCTGACCTGGGTTCTGGAAGCCCTGAGGGGTGGGGGGCTGGTATCTGGGGAGCAGGCCGTGCCCACTGGGCACCACTCAGTTTCTGGAAGCCCTGACAGGTGGGGGGCTGGTATCCGGGGGCAGGCCGTGCCCACTGGGCACCACTCAGTTTCTGGAAGCCCTGACAGGTGGGGGGCTGGTATCCGGGGGCAGGCCGTGCCCACTGGGCACCACTCGGGTTCTGGAAGCCCTGACAGGTGGGGGGCTGGCATCCGGCGGACAGGGGGGGCCCGGCCAGGCTCACCTGCGTAGAGGAGGGTCAGGCCCAGCTCCCGGACCAGGTGGGCATCCCTGGAGACCATCTCCAGCACGGGGTCGATCAGCAGGGCCTCCCCGCTGGCACGGTCGCCCAACAGGTAGGTGTAGGTGCAGCTTTTGGCTTCGAAGAGCTGAAGGAGGGGCCGGGTCAGGGGGCCCCCAGCCCCGGCCCCTCGGGGCCCCTCCCAACCCCCCTCTTGGggtgagaaaaggaaaagaggccCCTGGGCAAGGACGCGGGGGGCCTGGAGGGGTCCCCCAAGGAAGGCGCCCGACACCCCCCCGCTGCAGGATGCTCCGCGGAGGGGCGCGCCCGCCGCGAGCcgcaggacctgggttcaaatccggcctgggAGGCTGGGCGGAGGGGGCGGGGCTCGGGGCCGGGGTCCCCCCGGGGCCCCCCGCCTCACCTGGCGCAGCAGGAGCCCGTCCCCCCGCGTGCTCAGCCGCCTCCCGGGGCGCCGCAGGCCGGGCGCGCGCAGCAGCCGCAGCAGCCCCGGGGCCATGGCGCCGGGCACGGGCACGCGCACGCGCGCTCGGCGCTCACTCACGCTCACACACGCGCACCCACGCGCACTCAGCGCTCACTCACGCGCGCACTCACGCACACACCCGCGCCGCACTGAGCCGCCCGGAGCCGCTCGGGctgcggggcggggcggggcggggcggggcggggccgggccgcccTCAGGGCGGGGCCTTAAAGGGCCCGCGCCGCTCCGGGagccggccccgcccccccgccTCCCCAGCCTCCGAGGAAGGGGGAGCGCGTGTTTGTGAAGGGGTGCGGGGCGCCCCCGGGAGCCCCTGACTCCCAACTTGTCCTGCAGCCGGGGCCCCGCCCTCGGGGAGCCCCCAGCCTCCAGGGACGCCTCGGACCCCGAAGCCCctcccgcccggcccggcccgcccggccCCCCGAGCCCGTGATCCGGGGGAGCGGCCGGCCCAGGAGAGGCGCGGAGGGGGCGGGAGGCCGGGCCCCCCAACTTCGCCCCAAGGGGCCCCGGCACCCGCCATCTTCCTGGCTTCCTCTTCTCTCGTTTTATTTGCCCGCCTAGCCGCAGGCCCGCGGCCCCCAGTCCTCGGGGACGTCCCGCCCCGGGGTGCCTCCGAGCGGAGAGGCGGGGCTGCTGGTGCGCCCCCTCATTTTACTGGCGGGGAAACCGCGGCGCGGGGACGGGATCTCCGGGGCGGGCCGTCGCAAGGCGCATGCGCGGGCGCGGCCGGCTTCCCCGGCTCCGTGGCCTCTGGGGTTCGCGCCCTCGCGGGCCGCTCCCTCCGGCGCATGCGCCCCTTCTCCCGGGAGCCGACAGCTGCGCAGGCGCCCCGCGCTCCGTGCTGGTCTCCCGCGGCCCTCGCTGGAGGAAGCGGGACGCAAGGCGCGTGCGCGCGCTCGCGGCCAgctccggccccgccccctgcTCGAGCGCGCGCCCGGAGCCGCCGGCCCCCGCAGAGGCCTGGGagcggcgcggcggcggcgggaggcgGCGGGGCCGGCGGGAGGGGCCGGAGCTCCGCCCCCAGGGAGGGGCCGCCCGGAGGCCGGGGTCGGGATCCGGGTGCCCGGGGCGGGGCGGCCGGACGCCCGGGGGCGCCCCGCCTCGGCCGCGCGCGCCGCTTCCCCTGCCCGGGCGCctcgcgccccccccccccgccgggcGCTGCCGAGGACACGCGACCCCGGCCACGAAAGGGTTAAGGCGCCCTCCGTGGACTCCGAGCGAACCTGAGTGCCCGACCTGGTAACTCCGCCCCCAGCCGCGGGCCGGCCCCCCGAGCGGAAACCCCTCCCCTCTTCGCTTCCTGACGGCctcggccccgccccgccgccggAAGCCCGGGGCCGCGCCCCCGCCGCGCCCCCgccgcgcccccgccccgccccccgcgtgTCTGCCGCCGCTCCAGGCCCCCCCAGTCATGCTGGAGCGAGGGGAGCCGGGGCCCGCGGGGGGCGAGGAGCCGGCCTGGCGCTCCCCGGCGCCGCGCGCGCCCCCCGACCCCCGGGCCGCCGCCTCGGAGCGCCCCGGGCCGTCCCGCGCccgccggccgccgccgccgcagcgcCCCCACCGCTGCCCGGACTGCGACAAGGCCTTCTCGTACCCCTCCAAGCTGGCGACGCACCGCCTGGCCCACGGGGGCGCGCGCCCGCACCCCTGCCCCGACTGCGACAAGGCCTTCTCGTACCCCTCCAAGCTGGCGGCGCACCGCCTCACGCACAGCGGCGCGCGCCCCTTCCCCTGCCCGGACTGCCCCAAGGCCTTCGGCCACCGCTCCAAGCTGGCGGCGCACCGCTGGACCCACTCGCCCGCCCGGCCCTACCCCTGCCCGGACTGCCCCAAGTCCTTCTGCTACCCCTCCAAGCTGGCGGCGCACCGCCACACGCACGCCGGCGGCGCCCGGCCCTACCCCTGCCCGCAGTGCCCCAAGTCCTTCTGCTACCCCTCCAAGCTGGCGGCCCACCAGCGGCGCCACGCGCCCACGGCCACGGCCACGGCCGGCCCCGCGCCGCCCCCGCCGGCCGCCCCTCAGCATCGCTGCCCCAGCTGCGGCCAAGGCTTCGGCCAGCGCCGGCTCCTGGCCCTTCACCGGCGGAGCCACCGTGGGGAGGGGAAGGCGGGGAAGGCGGGCAAGGGGGAGCCGGCCTGAACCCCCGCCCGCTGCCAATAAAGACAGTTCCTACACCTGGGGGTGCGCGGGCTCTTGGGCAGTTCTGCCTCGTTGCCAtgggaggctgggggggggggcggtgttgAAAAGGGGCCTCTCCACCCCGTGGCACAACATCGCCCCCCAGAGCCCTACAGGAAAGCAGGGAGAGCGCTTCAGAGCCCCGGGTACAAACTTGGGGGGTGGGGTCCCCCGCCAACATCCAGGGTCCAGAAAGGCAGACGGTTGCTTCAAACAGTGACTTTTATTAGAACTCTGggtggaaggggaagggagggcgGTGGCGGGGCCTGGGCAGCGGTCAGACCTGGGGGACCACCCCGTAGAGCTGGTAAGGCAGCAGCTTCTGCCTCTCGTTGCAGCTGTAAATCCACCTGGGACGCACAAAGGCCAACGACGGGTTTTCCAGGAGGGCCTGGGGAGGTTGGGGGGAGGCATTAGGCCAGATGCCTGccctgcctcccccttcccccagggTGGGGCAGCAAAGGGTCCTCACCTCCTCAAAGCTGGGGTCCCACTCCTGGGCCGTGATCACAAACTGGACTCGATCGTTCATGTAATCTTCTATCTCCCTGTGGGATCCGGGAGGCAGACGCGTCAAAGGGAGGGAACCCCTGAAATGGCCTCATCCCTCCTCTGCTCCCTCTCCCCCGGGAGCCttccctccacctccacctctgTCCCCAGGACTCTGACCCGTTGAAGGCTGTAACGTATCGGACGAGCTGTCGCCGCTCCTCACCCGGAAACTCTccatagagaaagaaatgtttgCCCTGAAAAAAATCTGGGGGGGGCAGGGGTCAGGACAGTAAGGGACCCTGGAAATGCTAAGCTCAGCTCACAGAGTAAGGGGCAGGCAGAGGGGTGTccagctgggggagggggaaagaccCTGGGCAGAAGGGAAGGGAGTGGGGGGTCAGAGAGAAGGCCCATGGCGGGGACGACACCTGGGAGCTGGGGGATGGGGTGGTCCGGAGGCTCTGGGCCCTCCTCGTTGTCGGTGTTCTCGTCCGTGGAGCCGGCATAGGGGTCCTCGCCATTCTCTCCAGGGTCAGGTGGCTGCCGCTGGTCCCTCAGCTTGGTCACCCTAGGGAGGCGCAAAGAGAAGCTTGGTGACTGCTGGGACCTCACCCC
This region includes:
- the ETHE1 gene encoding persulfide dioxygenase ETHE1, mitochondrial, which translates into the protein MAPGLLRLLRAPGLRRPGRRLSTRGDGLLLRQLFEAKSCTYTYLLGDRASGEALLIDPVLEMVSRDAHLVRELGLTLLYAVNTHCHADHITGSGLLRNMFPSCRSVISRLSGAKADLLLEEGDVLTFGRFTLETRASPGHTDGCMTFVLSDHSMAFTGDALLIRGCGRTDFQQGCPKTLYQSVYEKIFTLPGNCLIYPAHDYKGLTVSTVEEERTLNPRLMLSCEDFVKVMNNLNMPKPKQIDVAVPANLRCGIQDSPS
- the ZNF575 gene encoding zinc finger protein 575, producing the protein MLERGEPGPAGGEEPAWRSPAPRAPPDPRAAASERPGPSRARRPPPPQRPHRCPDCDKAFSYPSKLATHRLAHGGARPHPCPDCDKAFSYPSKLAAHRLTHSGARPFPCPDCPKAFGHRSKLAAHRWTHSPARPYPCPDCPKSFCYPSKLAAHRHTHAGGARPYPCPQCPKSFCYPSKLAAHQRRHAPTATATAGPAPPPPAAPQHRCPSCGQGFGQRRLLALHRRSHRGEGKAGKAGKGEPA